In Panthera leo isolate Ple1 chromosome E3, P.leo_Ple1_pat1.1, whole genome shotgun sequence, a genomic segment contains:
- the LOC122209706 gene encoding uncharacterized protein LOC122209706 isoform X1: MAEGPEREELLEDGLCPSPGHTSLRAGTYRARLGWGGGPWGGHGELRWEARSAATGPALPGTLSTQGHIPQKEPLEDQLRGETGSKDQKSQQRPASPSRRPDSDLEVSVLGSPAPQPGPRPSGLEAAEGGASSATQQRGRCSNTGEQDLVRAHNRKQLRGLLPGLRWRLGWPSALHTLGSTLRAPRPLLGQRYRRLGTLWGQGQAQRQLFLPVLLPRERRLTSTDSLFPLPERSPEAGETASRPGL; encoded by the exons ATGGccgaagggccagagagagaggagctccTGGAAGACGGTCTTTGCCCCAGTCCAGGGCACACTTCCCTGAGAGCAGGCACCTACAGAGCCAGGCTCGGGTGGGGAGGAGGACCCTGGGGAGGACACGGAGAGCTGCGCTGGGAGGCAAGGTCTGCAGCGACAGGTCCAGCCCTCCCAGGGACACTCTCGACCCAGGGCCACATCCCGCAGAAAGAGCCGCTGGAGGACCAGCTTCGCGGGGAGACTGGATCAAAGGACCAGAAGTCTCAGCAGCGGCCTGCTTCCCCCAGCAGGCGGCCAGACAGTGACCTAGAGGTTTCGGTTCTCGGTTCTCCTGCCCCACAGCCGGGTCCCAG GCCCTCAGGATTGGAGGCTGCAGAGGGTGGGGCTAGCTCGGCCACACAGCAGCGGGGACGATGCAGCAACACGGGTGAGCAGGACTTGGTCCGGGCCCACAACAGGAAGCAGCTGAGGGGCCTTCTGCCTGGGCTCCGCTGGCGGCTCGGGTGGCCCTCAGCCCTGCACACCTTAGGAAGCACCCTCCGTGCCCCTCGGCCTCTGCTTGGACAGAGGTACCGGAGGCTTGGGACTCTCTGGGGACAGGGACAAGCTCAAAGGCAGCTGTTCCTGCCGGTGCTGCTCCCAAGGGAACGGAGGTTGACTTCCACAGACAGtttgttccccttgcctgaaAGGTCCCCCGAAGCGGGGGAGACTGCCTCCCGGCCTGGGCTCTGA
- the LOC122209706 gene encoding uncharacterized protein LOC122209706 isoform X2: MLDPREKKEPLEDQLRGETGSKDQKSQQRPASPSRRPDSDLEVSVLGSPAPQPGPRPSGLEAAEGGASSATQQRGRCSNTGEQDLVRAHNRKQLRGLLPGLRWRLGWPSALHTLGSTLRAPRPLLGQRYRRLGTLWGQGQAQRQLFLPVLLPRERRLTSTDSLFPLPERSPEAGETASRPGL; this comes from the exons ATGCTGGACCCCAGAGAGAAG AAAGAGCCGCTGGAGGACCAGCTTCGCGGGGAGACTGGATCAAAGGACCAGAAGTCTCAGCAGCGGCCTGCTTCCCCCAGCAGGCGGCCAGACAGTGACCTAGAGGTTTCGGTTCTCGGTTCTCCTGCCCCACAGCCGGGTCCCAG GCCCTCAGGATTGGAGGCTGCAGAGGGTGGGGCTAGCTCGGCCACACAGCAGCGGGGACGATGCAGCAACACGGGTGAGCAGGACTTGGTCCGGGCCCACAACAGGAAGCAGCTGAGGGGCCTTCTGCCTGGGCTCCGCTGGCGGCTCGGGTGGCCCTCAGCCCTGCACACCTTAGGAAGCACCCTCCGTGCCCCTCGGCCTCTGCTTGGACAGAGGTACCGGAGGCTTGGGACTCTCTGGGGACAGGGACAAGCTCAAAGGCAGCTGTTCCTGCCGGTGCTGCTCCCAAGGGAACGGAGGTTGACTTCCACAGACAGtttgttccccttgcctgaaAGGTCCCCCGAAGCGGGGGAGACTGCCTCCCGGCCTGGGCTCTGA